One segment of Stappia sp. 28M-7 DNA contains the following:
- a CDS encoding ABC transporter substrate-binding protein has product MIIRRSMKAALLGVSLALFATGAASAKNLVYCSEGSPEGFDSALYTAGTTFDASSKPVFNRLVEFKRGTTEVLPGLAESWSVSDDGLEYTFNLRKGVKFHTTSFFTPTRDFNADDVIFSFERQRDPNHPWHAYTAGASWEYFNGMSMPDLIKEIVKVDDYTVKFVLNRPEAPMIANLAMDFASILSAEYADKLAADGKMDMMNQEPVGTGPFSFVGYQKDAVIRYQAFADYWGGKQPIDNLIFAITPDASVRLQKLKAGECHVMPYPAPADIADIKADSNLNLMEQEGLNVGYLAYNTQMAPFDNPKVRKALNMAINKQAILDAVFQGAGQAAKNPIPPTMWSYNDQIVDDPYDPDAAKKMLDEAGVSGLKMKVWAMPVQRPYNPNARRMAELIQADFAKVGVEVEIVSYEWGEYLKRSSEKDRDGAILLGWTGDNGDPDNFLAVLLGCDGVGGANRAQWCHQPFDDLIQKAKTISDKAERTKLYEEAQVVFKEQAPWATIAHSVVFMPMSAKVSGYVMDPLGGHWFDGVDIAE; this is encoded by the coding sequence ATGATCATTCGCCGCAGCATGAAGGCCGCCCTTCTGGGCGTCAGCCTTGCCTTGTTCGCGACCGGTGCAGCCTCGGCCAAGAACCTCGTCTATTGCTCTGAGGGTTCGCCTGAAGGCTTCGACTCCGCGCTGTACACCGCCGGCACCACTTTCGACGCCTCGTCCAAGCCGGTGTTCAACCGCCTCGTCGAGTTCAAGCGCGGCACCACCGAGGTCCTGCCGGGGCTCGCCGAGAGCTGGTCGGTCTCCGACGACGGGCTGGAGTACACCTTCAACCTGCGCAAGGGCGTCAAGTTCCACACCACGTCCTTCTTCACGCCGACCCGCGACTTCAACGCCGACGACGTGATCTTCTCCTTCGAGCGCCAGCGCGACCCGAACCACCCGTGGCACGCCTACACCGCCGGCGCGTCCTGGGAGTATTTCAACGGCATGTCGATGCCCGATCTCATCAAGGAGATCGTCAAGGTCGACGACTACACGGTGAAGTTCGTGCTGAACCGGCCGGAAGCGCCGATGATCGCCAATCTCGCCATGGACTTCGCCTCGATCCTGTCGGCCGAATATGCCGACAAGCTCGCCGCGGACGGCAAGATGGACATGATGAACCAGGAGCCGGTCGGCACCGGTCCGTTCTCCTTCGTCGGCTACCAGAAGGACGCGGTCATCCGCTACCAGGCCTTCGCCGACTATTGGGGCGGCAAGCAGCCGATCGACAACCTGATCTTCGCGATCACGCCGGACGCCTCGGTGCGCCTGCAGAAGCTGAAGGCCGGCGAGTGCCACGTGATGCCGTATCCGGCACCGGCCGACATCGCCGACATCAAGGCCGATTCCAACCTGAACCTGATGGAGCAGGAAGGCCTCAACGTCGGTTACCTCGCCTACAACACCCAGATGGCCCCCTTCGACAACCCGAAGGTTCGCAAGGCCCTCAACATGGCCATCAACAAGCAGGCGATCCTCGACGCGGTGTTCCAGGGCGCCGGCCAGGCGGCCAAGAACCCGATTCCGCCGACCATGTGGTCCTATAACGACCAGATCGTCGACGATCCGTACGATCCGGACGCAGCCAAGAAGATGCTCGACGAGGCCGGTGTCTCGGGCCTGAAGATGAAGGTCTGGGCGATGCCGGTGCAGCGCCCGTACAACCCGAACGCCCGCCGCATGGCGGAGCTGATCCAGGCGGACTTCGCCAAGGTCGGCGTCGAGGTCGAGATCGTCTCCTACGAGTGGGGCGAGTATCTGAAGCGCTCGAGCGAGAAGGACCGCGACGGCGCCATCCTGCTCGGCTGGACCGGCGACAACGGCGATCCGGACAACTTCCTCGCCGTGCTGCTCGGTTGCGACGGCGTCGGCGGCGCCAACCGCGCCCAGTGGTGCCACCAGCCCTTCGACGACCTGATCCAGAAGGCCAAGACCATCTCGGACAAGGCCGAGCGCACCAAGCTCTACGAAGAGGCCCAGGTGGTCTTCAAGGAGCAGGCGCCGTGGGCCACCATCGCCCATTCGGTCGTGTTCATGCCGATGTCGGCCAAGGTGTCCGGCTATGTCATGGATCCGCTCGGCGGCCACTGGTTTGACGGCGTCGACATTGCCGAGTAA
- a CDS encoding ABC transporter permease subunit → MIRFLFARLALLVPTFIGVTIIAFGFIRLLPGDPVLLLAGERGLSPERYNQLMEQFGFSQPIWQQYLDYIVGVLTGDLGNSIVTKKPVFDEFMALFPATVELALCAIIIAVALGIPAGILAAVRRGSVADQAIMGTALIGYSMPIFWWGLLLIILFSGILQWTPVSGRISLMYFFPQVTGFMLIDSLLSGQKGAFTSALSHLILPSIVLATIPLAVIARQTRSAMLEVLGEDYVRTARAKGLAPLRVVGLHALRNAMIPVLTTIGLQVGVLLAGAILTETIFSWPGIGKWMIDSISRRDYPVVQGGLLMIALIVMIVNLTVDMLYGLVNPRIRHT, encoded by the coding sequence ATGATCCGTTTCCTGTTCGCCCGTCTGGCCTTGCTCGTTCCGACCTTCATCGGCGTGACGATCATCGCCTTCGGCTTCATTCGCCTGCTGCCGGGTGATCCCGTGCTGCTGCTGGCCGGCGAGCGCGGCCTCAGCCCCGAACGCTACAACCAGCTGATGGAGCAATTCGGCTTCTCCCAGCCCATCTGGCAGCAATATCTCGACTACATCGTCGGCGTTCTCACTGGCGATCTCGGCAATTCCATCGTCACCAAGAAACCGGTCTTCGACGAATTCATGGCGCTGTTCCCGGCGACCGTCGAACTGGCCCTGTGCGCGATCATCATCGCGGTGGCGCTCGGCATCCCCGCAGGCATCCTGGCCGCTGTCCGGCGCGGCTCCGTCGCCGACCAGGCGATCATGGGCACCGCGCTGATCGGCTATTCGATGCCGATCTTCTGGTGGGGCCTGCTGCTCATCATCCTGTTCTCCGGCATCCTGCAATGGACACCGGTTTCGGGCCGCATCTCCCTGATGTACTTCTTCCCGCAGGTCACCGGCTTCATGCTGATCGACAGTCTCCTGTCGGGGCAGAAGGGTGCCTTCACCTCGGCCCTCAGCCATCTGATCCTGCCCTCCATCGTGCTGGCGACGATCCCGCTGGCGGTCATCGCCCGCCAGACCCGCTCGGCCATGCTGGAAGTGCTGGGCGAGGACTATGTGCGCACCGCAAGAGCCAAGGGCCTGGCGCCGCTGCGCGTCGTCGGCCTGCATGCGCTCAGAAACGCCATGATCCCGGTGCTGACCACCATCGGCCTGCAGGTGGGCGTACTGCTCGCCGGTGCCATTCTCACCGAGACGATCTTCTCCTGGCCGGGCATCGGCAAGTGGATGATCGACAGCATATCCCGCCGCGACTACCCCGTCGTGCAGGGCGGCCTGCTGATGATCGCCCTCATCGTGATGATCGTGAACCTGACGGTCGACATGCTCTACGGGCTTGTCAATCCGCGCATCCGCCACACCTGA
- a CDS encoding ABC transporter permease subunit, which translates to MTDTPPSAVSVEAESRNATRQMLAEFWFYFSRNRGAVIGLVVFATLVLVALAAPLVAPHDPDMQYRDSFLTPPFWSEGGKTAFLLGTDAVGRDILSRLIYGARFSLFIGLVVVTIALSGGIVLGLVAGFFRGWVDTVIMRVMDVILAFPSLLLALVLVAVLGPGLVNAMIAIALVLQPHFVRLTRAAVLAERNRDYVVAARLAGAGKLRLMFKTILPNCLAPLIVQATLSFSNAILDAAALGFLGMGAQPPTPEWGTMLAEAREFILRAWWVVTFPGLAILITVLAINLVGDGLRDALDPKLKRS; encoded by the coding sequence ATGACCGACACCCCCCCTTCCGCCGTCTCCGTCGAGGCCGAAAGCCGCAATGCCACGCGGCAGATGCTCGCCGAGTTCTGGTTCTACTTCTCCCGCAACCGCGGCGCCGTCATCGGCCTTGTGGTCTTCGCCACCCTGGTGCTCGTCGCGCTCGCCGCACCGCTCGTCGCGCCGCACGATCCCGACATGCAATACCGCGACAGCTTCCTCACCCCGCCGTTCTGGTCGGAAGGCGGCAAGACGGCCTTCCTGCTCGGCACGGATGCGGTCGGCCGCGACATTCTCTCGCGGCTGATCTACGGCGCCCGCTTCTCGCTGTTCATCGGTCTCGTCGTGGTGACCATCGCGCTCAGCGGCGGCATCGTGCTCGGCCTCGTCGCCGGCTTCTTCCGCGGCTGGGTCGACACCGTGATCATGCGGGTGATGGACGTGATCCTCGCCTTCCCCTCGCTGCTGCTGGCGCTGGTGCTGGTCGCCGTGCTCGGGCCGGGCCTCGTCAACGCCATGATCGCCATCGCCCTGGTGCTGCAGCCGCATTTCGTCCGCCTGACCCGCGCCGCGGTGCTGGCCGAGCGCAACCGAGACTATGTGGTGGCCGCACGGCTCGCCGGCGCCGGCAAGCTGCGGCTGATGTTCAAGACGATCCTGCCGAACTGTCTGGCGCCCCTGATCGTCCAGGCAACCCTGTCCTTCTCCAACGCGATCCTCGATGCGGCGGCTCTCGGCTTCCTGGGCATGGGCGCTCAGCCGCCCACCCCCGAATGGGGCACCATGCTGGCCGAGGCGCGCGAGTTCATCCTGCGCGCCTGGTGGGTGGTGACCTTCCCGGGCCTTGCGATCCTGATCACCGTGCTGGCGATCAACCTGGTCGGCGACGGCCTGCGCGATGCCCTCGACCCGAAGCTGAAGCGGAGCTGA